The following are from one region of the Microbacterium sp. BK668 genome:
- a CDS encoding TfoX/Sxy family protein, which translates to MKDEAAQQRAHAIFDPIARPYLGRPDVDIGPMFGSEGLRVRGKVFAFVGHRGSLVVKVPEERADEIVASGVAERMEMRGRAMREWLVVGPGAAAEWQPLTAEAFAYVDEITP; encoded by the coding sequence ATGAAGGACGAGGCTGCTCAGCAGCGAGCGCACGCGATCTTCGACCCGATCGCCCGGCCCTATCTCGGGCGTCCCGACGTCGACATCGGGCCGATGTTCGGCAGCGAGGGGCTCCGCGTCCGCGGCAAGGTCTTCGCCTTCGTCGGTCACCGGGGAAGTCTCGTCGTCAAGGTCCCCGAGGAGCGGGCCGACGAGATCGTCGCCTCGGGGGTCGCAGAGCGCATGGAGATGCGGGGCCGGGCGATGCGCGAGTGGCTCGTGGTCGGGCCGGGCGCGGCCGCCGAGTGGCAGCCGCTGACGGCCGAGGCCTTCGCCTACGTCGACGAGATCACGCCGTAG